CGGCTCAGGGAGTCGGACGGCCTGGACCTGGCCCAGCAGATCAGAAACACGCCGTCATTGGCCACGACCCACATCATCGTGCTCGCCTCGTCCGATCAGCCGGAGGATCACGACCGCTGCCGCCAACTGGGCGTCTCGCGGCTCCTGATCCGCCCGGTCGATCCGCAGACCCTCTGCTCCGCCCTCGCCGAGACGACCACCGGCAAGCCGCGATCGGCTGAACAACCGGCTGAAACCAAGCCGCCGCGGCCCCTGCGGATCCTCGTGGCCGAAGACAATCCCGTCAACCAGAAGCTCGCCATCCGCATCCTCGAAAAATGGGGCCACACGGTCGCGACCGCCGACAACGGCCGCAAAGCCTGCGAGGCCGTGCGGAAAAACGACTACGACCTGGTCCTCATGGACGTGCAGATGCCGGAAATGGACGGCTTCGAAGCCACCGCCGCCATCCGCGAGCAGGAGATGCCCCTCGGCCAGCGCATCCCGATCATCGCCATGACCGCCTACGCCATGAAGGGCGACATGGAGCGATGCCTCGAAGCCGGCATGGACGGCTACATCGCCAAACCCATCAAGATCACCGAACTCCAAGCCGCCATCGACGCCGTCGTTCGCCAGTCGGCCGCCCTCGCCCAAGTTGTTGAATGATTATTGTAAAAACTGAAGATCAGTCATTGCCAATTCCATCGCCGATCACCCCGCGTTTCTCGACCCTTGCGAATCATGGGCATACAATTGGATGAAAAGAGCTGCGGAGTGCAGTTGACGTAAAGTCGCTTGGACCGGTTTTCTGGTAATCTAGCGAAGCACATACCAACGCTCGTCTTGAACATGACGGGCAGCACTCTGGCGGCTCTTTTCTTTTGCCCGCGTTTCCTCGCCTTCTCCCGTTTTCCCAGTGGCACAAGCGGTTGCGTAGACGTGTCGCCTTCCGTGACGGGTGTCGAGTCCCGCCACTGGGCCGGTAGGCAACTGCCGGGACCGAATCGCTTGCGATCAGCGGACGTCTAGCCCAATCGCACCTTCACCTGGCCGGCATGAATCTGGGCCAGCGGTTGTACCCGACGGCAGGATCGTTTGAACGCAGCGCACGGATGAACTCTATTTCTTTGGCGTTGACCTCTTCGTCGGAGGCGGTCTGCGACTCCCACAGTATCTGCTTGCGGATCGTGAAATCCCGCCGCTGCTCCCGCGTGAAGTCCGCCTCAATCAGCCTGCCATCGGCGCTTCCGAAGTAGTTGATGCTGTCGGTCAGATCCTTGCCGACGTAGATCTTCCCGTTCGGATACGTGATTCTGTAGATGATTTTCATGGCCATAGACAACGAACCGAGCTTGGCTTTTGGTCCTTTAGATGTCCTTGCCGCACTTGGGGCAGTAGTCGAAGTCCCGGCTGGCCTCAGCTCCGCAGAATGGGCAGAAGTCGCCATCAAACCGACGCCGCTCTTCCTTGTCGCGCCGTCCAGGGCGTTCGTCGTCGGCGCGAGGGTCATACCCGAGCGCCCGCGCGACGGGGTCGCCTTCCTCCTGGCCGGTCGTGATGTCGAACGAACTCATTCGGTCCCGCTGCATGGCG
The sequence above is drawn from the Phycisphaerae bacterium genome and encodes:
- a CDS encoding GIY-YIG nuclease family protein, giving the protein MKIIYRITYPNGKIYVGKDLTDSINYFGSADGRLIEADFTREQRRDFTIRKQILWESQTASDEEVNAKEIEFIRALRSNDPAVGYNRWPRFMPAR
- a CDS encoding zinc ribbon domain-containing protein — protein: MYSIKPGRGPSAMGAIGGVAAAIFGVCWTIGAASMGAPWFFVLFGVVFVGLAVVGIAYNFHNAMQRDRMSSFDITTGQEEGDPVARALGYDPRADDERPGRRDKEERRRFDGDFCPFCGAEASRDFDYCPKCGKDI